A stretch of the Malus sylvestris chromosome 10, drMalSylv7.2, whole genome shotgun sequence genome encodes the following:
- the LOC126586649 gene encoding uncharacterized protein LOC126586649: MEFNFNTNRAEAERWLSTAVKLLSAHDLQGTKTFAIRARETDPRLEATEQIIAVADTLLAAESQINNQNQQPDWYAILQLAQYTQNLEIVATQYRRLALLLNPHRNRFPYADHAFRLVSEAWNVLSNPTKKAMYDHELSMFNRFDSPPSGSTQLFERQFLQMHHVQQQPQQPPPPQPLLFHPQPSQLLQFQPQPPPPPQPQPEVQRPQPQWNFQQKRQQPPPEQQHQQQHHHHEPPQQQQYQELPQLWQQLQQQEVSKNPRSKDGRPSMEEERPIPIPINVTEPAPPASESTPPPSESTGPVESTPPSESAPPSESTRPQTVSKTGSFWTACPYCYNLFEYPSAYADCMLRCQNCKRAFNAMAIAAPPQAGKDVNFCCWGYFPLGLLESSKDTGGSAEVWTPFSTMFACPIQGKKNTARAKIANSGPRVYYDDEEALLDVSDPSEDSDDDDEWQRVRRKKRVVKAKGKASTAKTPVRASDRLRKGSQNAGGQGKEGTGGSVGAGSVSKAESSKKSTSGARKRSAAALGKLDLNVEFSNNEGEEPAAQTMSEGNGTANGEEDNMEGIGFFEGLDEFLSSLPILNVVGDDKVKAN, encoded by the coding sequence atgGAGTTCAATTTCAACACCAACAGGGCGGAAGCGGAGCGGTGGCTGAGCACCGCTGTGAAGCTACTGTCGGCGCATGACTTGCAGGGGACTAAGACCTTCGCGATCCGAGCCCGAGAGACCGACCCCAGGCTCGAGGCCACCGAGCAGATAATCGCCGTCGCCGACACTCTCCTCGCCGCTGAATCCCAGATCAACAACCAAAACCAGCAGCCCGACTGGTACGCTATTCTCCAACTCGCCCAGTACACTCAGAACCTCGAAATCGTCGCGACTCAGTACCGCCGACTCGCTCTCCTGCTGAACCCCCACCGGAATCGCTTCCCTTACGCCGATCATGCCTTCCGGCTGGTCTCCGAGGCCTGGAACGTCCTCTCTAACCCCACCAAGAAGGCCATGTACGACCACGAGTTGAGCATGTTCAACCGGTTCGACTCGCCCCCATCCGGGTCGACTCAGCTGTTCGAGAGGCAATTCTTGCAAATGCATCATGTTCAGCAACAGCCGCAgcagccaccaccaccacagccACTTCTATTTCATCCCCAACCGTCACAGCTACTACAATTCCAGCCTCAACCGCCACCGCCGCCACAACCACAACCAGAAGTGCAGAGACCACAGCCACAATGGAATTTTCAACAAAAGCGACAACAACCACCACCAGAGCAGCAACATCAGCAGCAGCACCATCACCACGAACCTCCTCAGCAGCAACAATATCAGGAACTTCCCCAGCTGTGGCAGCAGCTGCAGCAACAAGAAGTGAGTAAAAACCCTAGAAGTAAGGACGGAAGACCGTCGATGGAGGAGGAAAGGCCAATTCCGATTCCCATCAATGTGACGGAGCCTGCACCTCCGGCCTCTGAGTCAACTCCTCCGCCCTCCGAATCAACTGGCCCTGTTGAGTCAACTCCTCCTTCTGAGTCAGCTCCCCCTTCTGAGTCGACTCGGCCTCAAACAGTGTCCAAAACGGGGAGCTTCTGGACTGCATGTCCTTACTGTTATAACCTCTTCGAGTATCCTAGCGCTTACGCGGATTGCATGCTCCGGTGCCAGAATTGTAAGAGGGCGTTCAATGCAATGGCGATAGCTGCACCGCCTCAGGCGGGGAAAGATGTGAACTTCTGCTGTTGGGGGTATTTCCCATTGGGGTTACTGGAGAGTAGTAAGGATACAGGCGGGTCTGCTGAGGTGTGGACACCATTTTCGACAATGTTTGCTTGCCCAATACAAGGGAAGAAGAATACCGCACGAGCCAAGATTGCTAATTCGGGGCCAAGGGTCTATTATGATGATGAGGAGGCGTTGCTTGATGTTTCGGACCCAAGTGAGGActctgatgatgatgatgagtgGCAGAGGGTtaggaggaagaagagagttGTAAAGGCAAAAGGTAAAGCTTCCACCGCTAAGACTCCCGTGAGAGCTTCGGATAGATTAAGGAAGGGGAGTCAGAATGCTGGTGGGCAGGGTAAGGAGGGTACTGGTGGGAGTGTGGGTGCTGGGTCTGTGTCGAAGGCAGAGTCAAGTAAGAAATCAACTTCTGGTGCAAGAAAGAGAAGTGCTGCTGCATTGGGGAAGTTGGATTTGAATGTGGAGTTTAGTAATAATGAGGGGGAAGAGCCTGCGGCTCAGACAATGAGTGAAGGGAATGGGACAGCAAATGGGGAGGAGGATAATATGGAAGGGATCGGGTTTTTTGAAGGTCTTGACGAGTTTTTGAGTAGTCTACCCATACTTAATGTTGTGGGAGATGACAAGGTTAAGGCAAATTAG